From the Parcubacteria group bacterium genome, one window contains:
- the atpG gene encoding ATP synthase F1 subunit gamma has protein sequence MNSIKDLRRRIKSTTNTAKITKAMEMVSAAKMRRAVKGVLHIRPYAHSAWSVLKNLSRAFKEEKSGFLAVRRVKHVLVILVTSNKGLCGSYNTQILKKIREELQNPEKLMTNRVGFKKIDPEVSADKLKIDFVTVGKKGEKFLRKMDKEIIASFPQLTYYSMVEDVRPLAKIAMDGYLDKTFDKVVVVYTDYISAIKQQVKVRQILPISKVDLEKQLLEMDVLAKEYGFEEPEVEYKVEPSPAEVLNFIFPRLIEMQIYHALLESNASKESARMIAMKNATEAGKDMAAAFTLAYNQIRQSKITQEISEISAGRAALEN, from the coding sequence ATGAATTCGATTAAAGACCTTCGAAGAAGAATAAAGTCGACAACCAACACTGCCAAGATTACCAAGGCGATGGAGATGGTTTCGGCGGCCAAAATGCGGCGCGCAGTCAAAGGCGTTTTGCATATTCGTCCCTATGCTCACAGCGCGTGGAGCGTTCTCAAAAACCTATCACGCGCATTCAAAGAAGAGAAGTCTGGATTTTTGGCGGTGCGAAGAGTGAAACATGTTTTGGTAATCTTGGTGACTTCCAACAAAGGACTTTGCGGATCATACAACACTCAGATACTCAAAAAAATCAGAGAAGAACTTCAAAATCCGGAAAAACTGATGACCAATCGAGTTGGATTCAAAAAAATTGATCCGGAAGTTTCGGCTGATAAATTAAAAATAGATTTTGTGACAGTTGGGAAAAAGGGGGAAAAGTTTTTGCGAAAGATGGACAAGGAAATTATCGCTAGTTTTCCGCAACTAACATACTATTCGATGGTGGAAGATGTGAGACCACTCGCGAAAATTGCAATGGATGGATATTTGGACAAAACTTTTGACAAGGTAGTGGTGGTTTACACCGACTATATTTCAGCAATCAAGCAGCAAGTCAAAGTCAGGCAAATTTTACCGATATCGAAAGTGGATTTGGAGAAACAACTTTTGGAAATGGATGTCTTGGCGAAGGAATATGGATTCGAGGAACCGGAAGTGGAATACAAAGTTGAGCCAAGTCCGGCTGAAGTTTTGAATTTTATTTTCCCGCGCCTCATTGAGATGCAGATTTATCACGCGCTTCTGGAATCAAATGCCTCAAAAGAATCCGCCCGAATGATTGCAATGAAAAACGCCACCGAAGCCGGAAAAGACATGGCCGCCGCATTCACGTTGGCGTACAACCAAATCAGGCAAAGCAAGATTACGCAGGAAATTTCCGAAATTTCAGCCGGAAGAGCAGCACTGGAAAATTGA
- a CDS encoding endonuclease domain-containing protein, with translation MSNLDKAKKLRKNQTPQEIIVWSRLRNRGFKNLKFRRQYPIGKYIVDFICLDKKIIIELDGWQHKEERQERYDKERSKFLEKLGFRVLIFWNNDVNNNLDGVFLKIEETIYLTPALS, from the coding sequence ATGAGCAATTTAGACAAAGCAAAAAAACTAAGAAAAAATCAAACACCGCAAGAAATAATTGTTTGGTCAAGATTGAGAAATAGGGGATTTAAAAATTTGAAATTTAGAAGACAGTACCCGATAGGAAAATATATAGTTGACTTTATTTGTTTGGATAAAAAGATAATAATAGAATTGGATGGTTGGCAACACAAAGAGGAAAGACAAGAAAGATATGACAAAGAAAGAAGTAAGTTTTTAGAAAAATTAGGATTTAGAGTATTGATATTTTGGAATAATGATGTGAATAATAATTTGGATGGAGTATTTTTGAAAATTGAAGAAACAAT